Genomic DNA from Clostridium sp. BJN0013:
TGGTTAGGCAATCTTGTTAAAATAATATAAGAAAAAGGAAAGGTGGATAAACATATGGATATCAAGGGAAAATGTAAGATTTTAAAAATCTATATTGGTGAGGATTCCATGTATAAAAAACATAATCTTTATCATGCAATTGTCTTTAAGCTCAAAGAATTAGGAATAGCTGGAGTGACTGTTACAAGAGGAATAGAAGGTTATGGTAAGGGAAAAAGATTAAGAACAATGAGAATTCTGGACCTTAGCTCAAGCCTGCCAATTATCGTGGAAGCCATCGATGTACAAGAGCGCATCGAAAAGGCTATACCGGCTATGGAAGAAATGGTGAATGAGGGGCTAATTTTGATTACAGATGTAGATGTTATAAAATACGGCAGAGAACAGACAAATTAGCAACTGTAATGGAAAATATTGACATAGGTCAATTGGCAAATATGTTACTGATGGA
This window encodes:
- a CDS encoding DUF190 domain-containing protein, translating into MDIKGKCKILKIYIGEDSMYKKHNLYHAIVFKLKELGIAGVTVTRGIEGYGKGKRLRTMRILDLSSSLPIIVEAIDVQERIEKAIPAMEEMVNEGLILITDVDVIKYGREQTN